Below is a genomic region from Lonsdalea populi.
CGACCCACGCCGCTTCGGCGCCTGGCTGTGGAGTGCGGACCCGGCGACGAGTTCCGTGCTGGCGCATTTAGGACCGGAGCCGCTCAGTGATGCATTCAGCGGTGACTACCTGTTCCAGAAAGCGCGGGGCCGCCAGACGCCGATAAAGCTCTGGATCATGGATAATAAGCTGGTGGTTGGCGTGGGTAACATCTACGCCAGCGAATCCCTGTTCAGCGCGGGCATTTTGCCGGAGAGAGCCGCTGGCACGTTGAGCGAGGCTGAGTTCCACCTATTGGCGGCCACCATTAAGAAAGTGCTGCTACGCTCCATTGAACAGGGCGGAACCACGCTGCGGGACTTCCTGCAGTCGGACGGCAAACCGGGCTATTTTGCGCAGGAACTGCAGGTCTACGGGCGCAGCGGCGAGCCTTGCCGCCACTGCGGGACGTTGATTGAAAGTCTGAAGCAAGGGCAGCGCAGCACGTTCTTTTGCCGCAGCTGCCAGCGCTGACGACGCGTCAGGCCAGTTTTTTCTTCAGGGCTGCCGAGATGGGGGAAGGGAGAAACGGATCGATGTCGCCGCCGTGCCGGGCGACCTCTTTCACCAGCGTGGACGAAATAAAGGACCACTGCTCCGCCGGCATCAGGAACACGCTCTCCAGCTCGGGCATCAGGTGCGTGTTCATCTTCGCCAACTGCCACTCATACTCGAAGTCGGATACCGCCCGCAGTCCGCGCACCAAAATATTCGCCTGATGTTTCTGAGCAAAATGCGCCATCAGTTCGCTGAATCCCATCACTTCGACGTTGGTCAGATGACTGGTCACTTCGTGCGCCAGCGCGACGCGCTCTTCCAGCGTGAACAGCGTATTTTTGCTGGGGCTGGCGGCTATCGCCAGGATCAAGTGGTCGAACATCCGGGCGGCGCGGGTCAGCAGGTCGAGATGGCCATTGGTCAACGGGTCAAAGGTGCCGGGGTAAATCGCTCTAGTCGTCATGATGTTTACGCTGGTTATTCAGGGCCCATAATCCAGTATATTTATTAAACGTATACTGCGCATTGACTATCGCCAGCAGCAGCCCGCGCTTGCCGTCCAGAAAGCCCGCGCGCAGCAGCCAGGTCTTGGCGAAGGCGCCGAGCGTATGGATCAGGATGGAAAGGTAGCTGCAGCGTTTACCCGCCTGGAAACGCGACTGCGCCCAGCTGGCGGCATAATCAAACTGCTTTTGCTGAAAGGCGAAAAAATCCCGACAGGTGAGATGCTTGAGATCGCCTGCCAGCGAAACGACGCGCGCGTCGCCATAATCCAGCGACTCATGCACCTCATTATCGTTGTAGCGATAGTGGCGCGGATAAAGGCGTATCACCTCATCGGGATACCAACCGCTGTGGCGCATAAAGCGCCCTAAAAACAGATTGCGGCGGGCACAGCGATAGACCGTTTTGCCGTCGGGTGCCGCGAGCACGCGCTCAATCGCGCGTTTCAGCTCAGGCGTGACGCGCTCATCGCAGTCGATCATGAAGATATAGTCGCCGCTGGCGTAGCTTTGAGCCCGCTGACGTTGCCGACCGAAGCCCGGCCAGTCGTCATGCTCGAATACCTGTGCGCCGTACTGACGCGCGATCGCCTGCGTGTCGTCGCTGCTGCCGGAATCCAGAACGATGATCTCATCCGCCCAGGAGACAGAGGCCAGGCAGTCCGGCAGTAGTTCAGCCTCATTGCGGCTGATGAGCACGACAGACAGGCGAGGATGGATCATTATTGTCTCCGCGGAGGTAGGTAGGGTTCCAGGAGTTTTAGCAGACTTTGCAGCGCGCCCTGATTTTTATGCAGTACCTGCACCGCGTGACGCCCGTAATACTGGCGATAGTCATCGTCGGAGAGAAGATTACTGACCTGTTCGACCAATGAGGCGGTGTCCGTCACCGTGATCAGGCCGTCGGACTGCTGCAATCGGGCGCAAATATCTTTGAAGTTGAACGTATGTGGGCCCATCAGCACCGGGAGCGCATGCGCTGCGGGCTCCAGCGGGTTATGCCCGCCGCGTCCTATCAGGCTGCCGCCGACAAAGGCCAGGTCGGCGATGCCGTACAGCAGCATCAGTTCGCCCATCGTATCGCCGATGACCACCTGCGATGAGGCCGAGGGGATAGCGCCTTCGCTGCGCAGGGTATATTCGAGACCGGCCTTGCTGACGATGGTTTTGGCGTCGTTAAAACGCTCCGGATGGCGCGGCACCAGAATCAGCAGCAGGTTAGGGAAGGTCTTCAGCAGTTCGTAGTGCGCATCGACGATGATCTTTTCTTCGCCGTCGTGAGTGCTGGCTGCGATCCACACCGGGCGCTGTGAGGCCCACTGGCGGCGCAGCGTCACGGCTTTCGCCGCCAGCTCCGGCGTGACGGAGATATCGAATTTCAGGCTGCCGGTGACGTTCAGCTGTTTACGCTTAAGGCCCAGTGAAATAAACCGCTCGCCGTCTTCCGCATTCTGAACGGCGATCAGGGTGATGCGTCGCATCAGGGTACGCATCAGTTTGCCCAGCTTTTTGTAGCCGGCGGCGGAGCGTTCGGAAAGACGTGCGTTGGCGATAACCAGCGGAATATGACGCTGATGCAGGGCATCGATCATATTGGGCCAAAGCTCGGTTTCCATTACAATGACCAACCGTGGCTGAACGTGATTCAAAAAGCGCTTCATCGCGCCCGGTAAATCATAGGGCAGATAGACGTGGTACACGTCTTTGCCGAAGGCGGATTGCGCGCGTTCCGAGCCGGTCGGCGTCATCGTGGTGACGGTGATGGGCAGCGAAGGATAGCGGTAGCGTAAGGCTCTCACCAGCGGTACAGCGGCCAGTGTTTCTCCCACGGAGACGGAATGCAGCAGGATACCTTCCGGTTTTACGGTGTCTTTGTAGAAGCCATAACGTTCGCCCCAGCGTTTGCGATAGGCAGGGATTTTGCGGCCGCGGAGCCAAAGACGGATCCAGATAAAAGGCTGGATAAGGTAAAGCAGAAAGGTATACAGCAGCTGTAACATAAGTATCGATATTTAAGTCAGAGATAGCGAATTCTATATATTTATAGCCGCTAAATCTATCACTTACGATAGCGGAGACTGCGATATCCTTTTTTTTACAGGGATGTGTAATGCTCAATCAATCAATATGTTGCAACTATTGCGCCTTGTCGCCATTAGAACGTAAATCACTGTAATATCGGGACTTTATAATGCGGTGTGTCGTGAGTTTCTTCTCAAGAATGTTATGAGAAAATTATATAATTCATATAAATAAAATTTGAGAATTGCGCTACAAATTATACCTTGAATTAATAACGCCATACTGGCGTTATCGAACGTCGTCATTATTGGAAAAGGACTCAATAATAGGCGAGTATGTTCTGTGTTTAATGATTATTTTTTCAGTGTCTCCGTTTGCTATTTTAGCCAATATTCCTCGTTTTTATTTACCACCATAAAATAATGCGTCGAAAGCATTTTAGTCTTTTTCTTCCCTTAATGACTGTATTGCCGTCCTAAGAGACCCTATCAGTCTATAGGTTCTTTGACAATGAATTAGAGATAAACCTTCTTTCACTAAAATCATGTAAATAATTGAATTATAAGTATCATCATTGAGTGGTTATTGATTATAAAAAGACGTTATCATTTTAGTATGACATTGGCGTGATGCGATAATTCCTAGTCAAAATACGGGCTCTTGCTCTCAGTCGTATATTCCTGTTTTATCGATGCCGAGTCTATTTTGGCGAGAAGAATGACGCAAAAATAGAGTCTATACTGACTCCCAACATTATTTCTTATGACGGCCTATTTTCTTCCAATGAGAAAAAGAAACAAAATATCCATATTCGCCTATTTTTCTGTGAACAATTGACGATGCCAGTCCGTCGATGCGGATCCAGGAGGGCGTTATATCCCTCTCTTTCAGATAAATCCCGACATCGCCGCAGTGCATGAAAGGCGAAGCAGAACGTTAATAAACACGGGAGAGACATTTTTTCTTACGCTGCCGTTGCGACGGGACGGAAAGCCGTAAGAATGTGAGCGGCCCGTTTGGGGCCGCTTTGCCGTTATCGAGAGGGTAAGTGGGACGGTTGACGCATCCCGAGAGCGAGATAAGCCGCGCATATAGAGTCGATGCGGTAGCGCTCGAGCAGGGACTTATCAATTGCCGGAGGAGAGGCCAGCACCGACTTCAGCGTTTCCGCCAGCGAGTCGGCGGACAGCTCCGCCAGACCTTGGGCCAGCGGACCGGTCAGTATTTCTTCCGGCCCTCCTGGGCAGCGTGTGCTGACGACCGGCGTTCCACAGCTCAGCGCTTCAACCAGCACGTTGCCGAAGCCTTCGCTGTCGGAACTCAACACCAGCAGGCGGGCATGGCGGATATAAGGGTAGGGGTTGTCGCAGAACCCTTGAAAAATAACGCGATCGGCCACGCCCAACTCGACGGCCAGCTGCCGTATGCGCTGTACTTCCTCGTCCCGGCCTTTTCCCAACAAGACCAACGGCATCTCGATGCCGCTCAGCGCATAGGCACGAATCAGACGGTCGTGACGTTTGTTCGGATGGAAACGACCGACGTGCACCAGATAATCCGTCCCGGCGCGTTCGCAGGGCTGGTCAGCCAGTGCGGCAATCGCCGCAAAATCAAACGGGTTGTTGATGACCGCCGCGTTGGAAGGCCGTACCTGAAAGGCGCTTTGTAAATCCGACAGTACCGCCTGAGACACCGCAACGATATTGCGCTGCTGGTAGACCTGCTGAATTTTAACCCGTTTCAACCAACGGGAGAGGCCGGTCCGATGGCCAAGATACGAGGGAGAAAACATGCCGTGCAGGCAGAACCAGACTTTGTCGGGATTCAGCGCCCGGCTGCGAGCCACAATACGGTCGGTCTTGTGCAGGTTTGACAACACCAAATCGAACGGACCCTGCTGCGCTTGCGCACCTTGAATTGCCTTATCCAGCATCGCAGCGCGGCGGCGAAGCTCGGTGAGCTTGCGCCAGGGCGCACGGCTATGGTCGACGATCGTCTGATAATCCACGCCTTCCGGCATCGGATATTCGCAGACGTCGCGCAGCGAAAAAAGCGAAACCTGGTGCTGCCGGGCGACCAAGCCGGCCGCCAGCGTCAACACCACTTTTTCTGCGCCGCCGCCGGGCAGACCGTCGATGATCATCAAGATTCGCATGCGTCAGTCCAATAGGGTTTGATAGAGCGAGATCAGCTGCTGAGAGAGCTTCTGCGGCGATGCGTCGATAATGCGCGCGCGCGCCGCGTCGCCCATGCGGCTGCCGGGTGCGGCGGCGGGCAGCGTCATAACGGCGTCGGTCAGCGCCGGGATGTCCAGCGCGTCGCAGACGAAACCATTTTCCCCGGCCCGGATGAATTCCGATCCGCCGCAGGTCGTGGTCGTGATGACCGGCAGTCCGCAGGCCATCGCTTCCAGAATCACGTTGGGGAAAGGGTCGTAGAGCGTCGGCAGCAACAGGCCGTCGGCGGCATGATAGTAAGGCTGTGGATCTTTCTGCATACCGGTAAAGCGTACTCGCGATTTGCATCCCAGTGAGGCCGCCAGCGCCCGGTATTGACGTTCCGCTTTATCCTGCCCGACGACGATCAGGTAGCGGTCCGTCCCGGCGATGGCCCGGATGGCCGCCGCCAGCCCTTTGCGTTCGAAGCCGGATCCGACGTAAACCATCACGCAGGCGTCATGCGGCAGCGCCAGCGCGGTGCGCATTGCCCGGCGCTGCGACTCTTCTGCGGGTAAAAAGCGTGTGCTGTCGATGGCGTTGTAAATCACATGGATCTTGTCCGCGTTGAGGCCGAACTCTTCGATAATTTCCTGTTTAATCAGTTCTGCGTTGCAGATGACCGCTTTCAACTGCGGCGCCCGATACATATCGCTTTCCGCCTGCATGACATAGCGATGGAACCGGTTGGCAAAGAGTAGCGGTTTGCGCCAGGCGGGCAGCAGACGTGCGCGCTGCATTAGCCAGCGACGATGAACGCCGTCGCCGGCGCGATAAATGTCGCATCCTGCGATACGTTCGTGGCTCTGCACCAAATCGAACTGCTCTTGCTGCCACAGGGCGCGGGCGGCGTCGGCGAATCCGCGCTCACGCCCGACTCGGGTCCAGTAGCGGGGATTACACAGGTGCAAATGCCAGTTTGGCTTCTTTTCACCCTGCCACTGACGCGTAATAACGTTCAGCTGTAAATCTTGATCTTCCAGCGCCTCTAGCGCGCGGCTTACAAAGCGTTCTGCGCCGCCGTCCGGCCGATATTTTTGCCGCACGATGGCGAGGCGAAAATGACTCATGATAGTTGTCTCCGTGCCGCGGCCGTGACCGCCTCGACGGGGATCAGGTCGAGATAGCGTTGTTGTGTGCCGGTGTTGATATCATCGGGGTCGGGTAGCGTGCCGTAGTCGCCGGCCCAGATCACTTCTCCCGGCGCCTGCCAGGGACGCCAGAAGTGCAGTTTCGAAGGGCCAAATAGAGCGATGCTGGGGGTTTGCAGGGCGGCGGCCATATGCATGGGAACGGAATCAACGCCCAAAAACAGGCGGGCATGGTCGATAAGCGCCGCCAACTGGCGCAACGTCAGCTGACCGGAGAGCGAGATCACGCCGCTGGACGGGCAGCGGGCAAGAATATCGGACACCATTTTTTGCTCTTTTGCATCCGGTCCGGATGTCACGACGACGGTGTGCCCGTCCTGCCGCAGTGCGGAAATCACCGCCGCCATATTCGTTTCGCTCCAGCATTTGAACAGCCAGCGGGAGGTGGGCTGGACGACGATGTAGGGACCGTCAACCTGCTGCTGCCGCAGTTTTTCCTGACACTGCGTCCAGTCTTCGGCGGTATACCCCATCGTGACCTGCGTGCTGACGGAAGGAATGCCCAGCGGTGAGAGAATAGAGAGGTTTTGCTCCACGGTGTGTTGGTGCTCATGCTGCGCCGTGCTGACCAAATCGCTATGGCAGTATCGCCATAGCGGATGCTGACGTTTATCAAAGTCAAAACCCAGCCGAACCGGCGCGCCGGTCAGTTTCGCTATCAAGGCGCTTCGCCACTGATCGGCCAGGTTGATGACGAGATCGTAGCGCTGATGACGCAACTGGCCGATCAACTGCCACTCTTTGCTGAGCTGGGTCCGCAGCCCCTGTTTTTTCCATTGGCGATCGATGGCGAAAATACGATGGATGCGTGAATTAGCCGCCAGCATATCCTGCGTTTCAAGGTACAGCAGAACATCGATTTGGGCATTCGGATAGGTTTGACTCAGAGTGTTGATGACCGGAGTGGTTAACAGCATGTCGCCATGATGGCGAAATTTTATCAGCAGAATATGCCTGACGGCATGGGCTGTGGTGTGATTCATCAGCGGTGTTTCTCATTGCAAGCAGAAGGCGATTTTAGATGACATCGCTCTGAGTGGCTACTACTGATCCCCGACGAACTTCGTTATCCATATCCATTTAACGTGCGTAGCAACATCTTTGGTTACAATAATGACTTTTAACGGCGACGGTAGCGGCTTAGGCTTCCTACATCACCGACCTACGTCACTTTACGTCCTTAGATTATCAGGCGCCATTTCCATGTGTAAACCAGCATTTATCATCACGATCGATACGGAAGGAGACAATCTTTGGCAGAGTCATGACAGGATTACGACAAGGAATTCTCATTATTTGCCGCGGTTTCAGCAGCTTTGTGAAAAATACGGTTTCAAGCCAACCTGGTTGACAAATTACGAAATGGCTTTAGATCCCGCCTATATTGAGTTCGCCAGGGATGTTATCGCCCGAGACGAGGGAGAGGTCGGGATGCACCTGCATGCCTGGAACAATCCGCCTGAGTTCGATCTGACCGGGGATGATTGGCGCTATAAACCTTATCTGATCGAATACCCGAAGGCGTTGATGCGCCAGAAAATCGAGTACATGACGTCGTTACTTGAAGATACGTTCCAACGCAAAATCCGTAGCCATCGCTCTGGCCGCTGGGCGTTGGACGAAGACTACGTTCAACTGTTGATTGAGTACGGCTATGAGATTGACTGCTCCGTCACACCGCGCGTGAACTGGCGGTTTTCGCCGGGTGACCCGAACGGGCAAGGCGGCACAGACTACAGTCGTTTCCCGCACCATGCGTACTTCATGGATTCGAATAACATTGCTCAACCGGGTAACTCTACGTTGCTGGAAGTGCCAATGAGCATTCAGTATAAGCACAGCGGTTTCCTCAACGCGATGACCCGGATATACGATCGCCTGCGAGGAAAACAGCGCAGCGCTTCCGTGAATTGGGTGCGGCCGAAAGGCGCCAACCTGCGTCAGATGGAATCGGTGGTGGAAAAAGTGTTGGCGGAGGGCAACGACTATGTTGAGTTTATGCTCCATTCGTCGGAATTAATGCCGGGAGGCAGCCCGACATTTCCTACAGAGCAACATATAGAAACGCTATATCGTGACGTAGAGGCGTTATTCGCCTGGCTGGCAGAGAAAACAAGGGGGAAAACGTTGTCGGAATATTATCAGGGAATTAAGGCTGTTTAGATGAAAAAAGGCTGGAAATTTAAACTCGTAGATCTGTTTTTGCGTATGTATACCCGTTGCTGCGGTCGGCTTCAGCCCGCGCCTCAGCTCGTGACGGAGAGCGCGTTCTCCCACATTGTCATTTATTCTACAACCGCGCTGGGCGATTTGATGTTTAATACGCCGGCCATCCATGCGGTGCGCCAGCGCTTCCCCCAGGCGAAGATCACGCTGGTCGTGCACAAGAAGCTGGAAGCCTTCGTTGAAGGTGGAGAAGATTGGCAGCACGTCGTGTGCTGGAATACCAAAATCAAAACGGTGCCTCAGCTGGTTCGGGACATCCGGCGGTTCGGCGTGCCCGACCTGGCTATCATTCTGCATTCACACGATCCTTACGACTATCTGAGCGCGGTGATGTCAGGGGCGAAATACGTGCTGCGCGATAACTATGTCGACGGTATCACGCCGATGGATCGCTGGCTGGCGGGGTATGTCGTCGGCTTCCGCGGGCATGTGATTCAGCGCAAGCTGGCGCTGGTTTCTATGCTGGGAGCGGACGTCAGCGATATCAGTATGCGCATTCCTTTTGCGGTGCCGCCGGCCGACAGCATCGGACGCGGAACGGTGATTGGATTTCAGATGGGAGCCTCGACGTCTGAACGGTGCTGGCCGGTGGAGTATTTCGCCGCGGTGGCCGAGCATTTTCTTACCACGGACCCGACCTGCCAGATTGCACTGACGGGGTGGTCGGGCGATAGCCCGCTAGCCGAGTCGCTGCTGCGGCAGGTAAACCCGGTGTTGCATGCCCGTATCGTCAACCATATCGGTTCGTCCAGCCTGAAAGCGTTAGTAG
It encodes:
- the mutM gene encoding bifunctional DNA-formamidopyrimidine glycosylase/DNA-(apurinic or apyrimidinic site) lyase, whose protein sequence is MPELPEVETSRRGIEPYLAGHTILHAEVRNARLRWPVSPEIMSLSGEPVLSVQRRAKYLLIELTRGWIIVHLGMSGSLRVLPEYVEPGKHDHVDLVLDSGKVLRYTDPRRFGAWLWSADPATSSVLAHLGPEPLSDAFSGDYLFQKARGRQTPIKLWIMDNKLVVGVGNIYASESLFSAGILPERAAGTLSEAEFHLLAATIKKVLLRSIEQGGTTLRDFLQSDGKPGYFAQELQVYGRSGEPCRHCGTLIESLKQGQRSTFFCRSCQR
- the coaD gene encoding pantetheine-phosphate adenylyltransferase, coding for MTTRAIYPGTFDPLTNGHLDLLTRAARMFDHLILAIAASPSKNTLFTLEERVALAHEVTSHLTNVEVMGFSELMAHFAQKHQANILVRGLRAVSDFEYEWQLAKMNTHLMPELESVFLMPAEQWSFISSTLVKEVARHGGDIDPFLPSPISAALKKKLA
- a CDS encoding glycosyltransferase family 2 protein — protein: MIHPRLSVVLISRNEAELLPDCLASVSWADEIIVLDSGSSDDTQAIARQYGAQVFEHDDWPGFGRQRQRAQSYASGDYIFMIDCDERVTPELKRAIERVLAAPDGKTVYRCARRNLFLGRFMRHSGWYPDEVIRLYPRHYRYNDNEVHESLDYGDARVVSLAGDLKHLTCRDFFAFQQKQFDYAASWAQSRFQAGKRCSYLSILIHTLGAFAKTWLLRAGFLDGKRGLLLAIVNAQYTFNKYTGLWALNNQRKHHDD
- the waaA gene encoding lipid IV(A) 3-deoxy-D-manno-octulosonic acid transferase is translated as MLQLLYTFLLYLIQPFIWIRLWLRGRKIPAYRKRWGERYGFYKDTVKPEGILLHSVSVGETLAAVPLVRALRYRYPSLPITVTTMTPTGSERAQSAFGKDVYHVYLPYDLPGAMKRFLNHVQPRLVIVMETELWPNMIDALHQRHIPLVIANARLSERSAAGYKKLGKLMRTLMRRITLIAVQNAEDGERFISLGLKRKQLNVTGSLKFDISVTPELAAKAVTLRRQWASQRPVWIAASTHDGEEKIIVDAHYELLKTFPNLLLILVPRHPERFNDAKTIVSKAGLEYTLRSEGAIPSASSQVVIGDTMGELMLLYGIADLAFVGGSLIGRGGHNPLEPAAHALPVLMGPHTFNFKDICARLQQSDGLITVTDTASLVEQVSNLLSDDDYRQYYGRHAVQVLHKNQGALQSLLKLLEPYLPPRRQ
- a CDS encoding glycosyltransferase, which produces MRILMIIDGLPGGGAEKVVLTLAAGLVARQHQVSLFSLRDVCEYPMPEGVDYQTIVDHSRAPWRKLTELRRRAAMLDKAIQGAQAQQGPFDLVLSNLHKTDRIVARSRALNPDKVWFCLHGMFSPSYLGHRTGLSRWLKRVKIQQVYQQRNIVAVSQAVLSDLQSAFQVRPSNAAVINNPFDFAAIAALADQPCERAGTDYLVHVGRFHPNKRHDRLIRAYALSGIEMPLVLLGKGRDEEVQRIRQLAVELGVADRVIFQGFCDNPYPYIRHARLLVLSSDSEGFGNVLVEALSCGTPVVSTRCPGGPEEILTGPLAQGLAELSADSLAETLKSVLASPPAIDKSLLERYRIDSICAAYLALGMRQPSHLPSR
- a CDS encoding glycosyltransferase family 4 protein — its product is MSHFRLAIVRQKYRPDGGAERFVSRALEALEDQDLQLNVITRQWQGEKKPNWHLHLCNPRYWTRVGRERGFADAARALWQQEQFDLVQSHERIAGCDIYRAGDGVHRRWLMQRARLLPAWRKPLLFANRFHRYVMQAESDMYRAPQLKAVICNAELIKQEIIEEFGLNADKIHVIYNAIDSTRFLPAEESQRRAMRTALALPHDACVMVYVGSGFERKGLAAAIRAIAGTDRYLIVVGQDKAERQYRALAASLGCKSRVRFTGMQKDPQPYYHAADGLLLPTLYDPFPNVILEAMACGLPVITTTTCGGSEFIRAGENGFVCDALDIPALTDAVMTLPAAAPGSRMGDAARARIIDASPQKLSQQLISLYQTLLD
- the rfaQ gene encoding putative lipopolysaccharide heptosyltransferase III, with amino-acid sequence MMNHTTAHAVRHILLIKFRHHGDMLLTTPVINTLSQTYPNAQIDVLLYLETQDMLAANSRIHRIFAIDRQWKKQGLRTQLSKEWQLIGQLRHQRYDLVINLADQWRSALIAKLTGAPVRLGFDFDKRQHPLWRYCHSDLVSTAQHEHQHTVEQNLSILSPLGIPSVSTQVTMGYTAEDWTQCQEKLRQQQVDGPYIVVQPTSRWLFKCWSETNMAAVISALRQDGHTVVVTSGPDAKEQKMVSDILARCPSSGVISLSGQLTLRQLAALIDHARLFLGVDSVPMHMAAALQTPSIALFGPSKLHFWRPWQAPGEVIWAGDYGTLPDPDDINTGTQQRYLDLIPVEAVTAAARRQLS
- a CDS encoding polysaccharide deacetylase family protein; translated protein: MCKPAFIITIDTEGDNLWQSHDRITTRNSHYLPRFQQLCEKYGFKPTWLTNYEMALDPAYIEFARDVIARDEGEVGMHLHAWNNPPEFDLTGDDWRYKPYLIEYPKALMRQKIEYMTSLLEDTFQRKIRSHRSGRWALDEDYVQLLIEYGYEIDCSVTPRVNWRFSPGDPNGQGGTDYSRFPHHAYFMDSNNIAQPGNSTLLEVPMSIQYKHSGFLNAMTRIYDRLRGKQRSASVNWVRPKGANLRQMESVVEKVLAEGNDYVEFMLHSSELMPGGSPTFPTEQHIETLYRDVEALFAWLAEKTRGKTLSEYYQGIKAV
- a CDS encoding glycosyltransferase family 9 protein, which translates into the protein MKKGWKFKLVDLFLRMYTRCCGRLQPAPQLVTESAFSHIVIYSTTALGDLMFNTPAIHAVRQRFPQAKITLVVHKKLEAFVEGGEDWQHVVCWNTKIKTVPQLVRDIRRFGVPDLAIILHSHDPYDYLSAVMSGAKYVLRDNYVDGITPMDRWLAGYVVGFRGHVIQRKLALVSMLGADVSDISMRIPFAVPPADSIGRGTVIGFQMGASTSERCWPVEYFAAVAEHFLTTDPTCQIALTGWSGDSPLAESLLRQVNPVLHARIVNHIGSSSLKALVGLINGMDVLVTGDTGPLHIAIALRVPTVSLFVTAEPHSTGPYQDPDLHDVIYGVTNNLAIQQGHVMEAIKPQQVMDKVARRIERIKAKRVV